From Prosthecobacter vanneervenii, one genomic window encodes:
- a CDS encoding protein kinase domain-containing protein codes for MSLPEIAGHELQDLVGSGRCGAVYRAVASNGKACAVKVFSSMAINRKALTTAFRALQQMPHHRGVLPVENYSFDRTPYFCVMPLVGVMTKDSHGRRQWQTPTLESACSGLPPEQAWRHIYEVADALSWLHKHGIPHGNLRPSNILLEDDPESSIRLSDIAQGWVGGIHHLELTDHFVHLCPEQAENPDGVFAGYGPSWDVYSFGVLAYRLLNGTLPRGAEMWETEVERARQKAASGLAVQIDSNALLAAVKAQPKIYWPQTAQSKWEERRRNIIERALDLNPAARWVDMREVVREFEVLESDYLLEESREQTVRERQKQAKRVLTWQTAAISLLIIFVLCFLYAFTTKRELQKAESQIASINNVHKMETDSLHSRIDELVGERDTARSAKVVADQNLQNSQNAVDQFLTQLLQTPTGNEMEASFQKEQLNDALAYCMRGLPALEQSPALGIERLRAYGNIGQLHLKLRNTTQAVTFLTKARDQAAELISKGAVEASQIALFQQWLGRYSLLLSDIRGREGRHVESLTLLKEATVNLDKGLAADPKNRLARNECARAWLEYGLRTLRNGDVADSEQALARVPAILDAKQIGHDLITDEKFILARAKFAKGISQRDAGKVEEALNTLIDSVKDMGELVLGSSPRNQDQALLLAEAYTELAELIGRHFSGADAKEAHNQAVPILLELNRLLPEWAEVKYLLARNYGALASLSRDAGNPAEASKKKQDAIELVNEILADDKENVRYGFLLAKLRGEYAELLADSNKTAAAIPIAKQAVDSLEALIKAQPMTDKLTPERRMWASQLAQLYGSLGHTSESAGKKTEAKAAFANAVAIWEKLAAAIANDEAIQTGLNWSKGRLAKLK; via the coding sequence ATGAGTCTGCCCGAAATCGCCGGACATGAATTGCAGGACTTGGTAGGCAGCGGACGGTGTGGAGCCGTGTATCGCGCAGTGGCATCCAATGGCAAAGCCTGCGCGGTCAAGGTCTTCAGCTCCATGGCGATCAATCGCAAGGCGCTGACCACCGCCTTCCGTGCCCTGCAGCAGATGCCCCACCACCGAGGCGTGCTCCCGGTGGAGAACTACAGCTTTGACCGGACGCCCTACTTCTGCGTCATGCCGTTGGTGGGCGTGATGACGAAGGACAGCCACGGCAGACGCCAGTGGCAGACGCCCACGCTGGAGTCTGCCTGCTCCGGCCTGCCGCCCGAACAGGCCTGGCGCCACATCTATGAGGTGGCCGATGCGCTTTCCTGGCTGCACAAGCACGGCATTCCCCACGGAAACCTGCGGCCCTCCAACATCCTGCTGGAGGACGATCCTGAGTCCTCGATCCGCCTGAGCGACATTGCCCAGGGCTGGGTGGGCGGTATTCATCATCTGGAGCTGACGGACCATTTTGTGCATCTCTGCCCCGAACAGGCGGAGAACCCAGACGGCGTCTTTGCCGGCTATGGGCCCTCTTGGGACGTTTACAGCTTTGGCGTGCTGGCTTACCGCCTGCTGAACGGCACCCTGCCACGCGGTGCTGAAATGTGGGAAACTGAGGTGGAGCGTGCGCGCCAGAAGGCAGCCTCAGGACTGGCCGTGCAGATTGACAGCAATGCCCTGCTGGCGGCCGTCAAGGCGCAGCCGAAAATCTACTGGCCACAGACAGCACAGTCCAAGTGGGAGGAGCGCCGCCGCAACATCATCGAACGCGCGCTGGACCTGAACCCTGCCGCACGCTGGGTGGACATGCGCGAGGTGGTGCGTGAGTTTGAGGTGCTGGAAAGCGACTACCTGCTGGAGGAATCCCGCGAGCAGACGGTGCGCGAGCGGCAGAAGCAGGCCAAGAGAGTGCTCACCTGGCAGACCGCCGCCATCTCCCTGCTGATCATTTTTGTGCTGTGCTTTTTGTATGCCTTCACGACCAAGCGTGAATTGCAGAAGGCAGAAAGCCAGATCGCCAGCATCAACAACGTGCACAAGATGGAGACGGACTCCCTGCACAGCCGCATTGATGAATTGGTTGGCGAACGCGACACCGCACGCAGTGCCAAGGTCGTGGCAGATCAAAATTTGCAGAACTCGCAGAATGCGGTGGATCAGTTCCTGACACAGCTGCTGCAGACCCCCACGGGGAATGAAATGGAAGCCAGCTTTCAGAAAGAGCAGCTCAATGATGCGCTGGCCTACTGCATGCGCGGCCTGCCTGCACTGGAGCAAAGCCCGGCCCTGGGCATCGAACGCCTGCGCGCCTATGGCAACATAGGCCAGTTGCATCTCAAGCTGCGCAACACCACGCAGGCCGTCACCTTTCTGACCAAAGCACGCGATCAAGCGGCCGAGCTGATCAGCAAAGGAGCGGTGGAGGCGTCACAAATAGCCCTCTTCCAACAGTGGCTGGGACGCTACAGCCTGCTGCTTTCGGACATCCGCGGCCGTGAAGGACGCCATGTGGAATCCCTGACTCTGCTCAAAGAAGCCACCGTCAATCTGGACAAGGGGCTGGCGGCCGATCCCAAAAACCGTCTGGCGCGCAACGAGTGCGCCCGTGCCTGGCTGGAGTATGGACTGCGCACCCTGCGCAATGGCGACGTGGCAGATTCCGAGCAGGCGCTGGCACGCGTTCCGGCGATTCTGGATGCCAAGCAGATCGGGCATGACCTGATCACCGACGAAAAATTCATCCTGGCCCGCGCCAAGTTTGCCAAGGGCATCAGCCAGCGTGATGCAGGGAAGGTGGAGGAGGCGCTGAATACGCTGATCGACTCTGTGAAGGACATGGGAGAGCTGGTGCTGGGCAGCAGCCCGCGCAACCAGGATCAGGCGCTGCTGCTGGCTGAGGCCTACACCGAACTGGCCGAACTGATCGGCCGCCACTTCAGCGGAGCGGACGCCAAGGAAGCGCACAACCAGGCTGTGCCGATCCTCCTGGAGCTCAACCGCCTGCTGCCTGAATGGGCGGAGGTAAAGTACCTGCTGGCCCGCAACTACGGCGCCCTGGCCTCACTGTCCCGTGACGCCGGGAATCCGGCAGAGGCCAGCAAGAAAAAGCAGGACGCCATCGAGCTGGTGAATGAGATCCTGGCCGACGACAAGGAGAACGTGCGCTACGGTTTCCTGCTGGCCAAGCTGCGCGGTGAGTACGCCGAACTGCTGGCGGACAGCAACAAGACGGCCGCCGCCATCCCAATTGCGAAGCAGGCGGTGGACTCGCTTGAAGCCCTGATCAAGGCTCAGCCGATGACAGACAAACTGACTCCTGAGCGCCGCATGTGGGCCAGTCAGCTGGCTCAGCTTTACGGTTCTCTGGGTCACACCAGCGAGAGCGCCGGCAAGAAGACCGAAGCCAAGGCCGCCTTTGCCAACGCCGTGGCCATCTGGGAAAAGCTGGCAGCCGCCATCGCCAATGATGAGGCCATCCAGACGGGGCTGAATTGGAGCAAGGGCCGTCTGGCAAAGCTGAAATGA
- a CDS encoding YkgJ family cysteine cluster protein, with amino-acid sequence MKNRKPVPEFRQEIEAIYAELELRPLPRQCEMRTGCCHFRLAGHTPMLTRGEALHAAQGVRASGRKELKPHPDGACPLLGREGRCTIYKHRPFGCRTHFCAEAGGMYPRKHVADLIQRLEALDERLGGSGSRPLEAAVSDALAAF; translated from the coding sequence ATGAAAAACCGCAAACCAGTCCCGGAGTTCCGCCAGGAAATAGAGGCCATTTACGCCGAACTGGAACTTCGCCCGCTGCCTCGTCAGTGCGAGATGCGCACCGGCTGCTGCCATTTCCGTCTGGCCGGGCACACCCCCATGCTGACTCGTGGGGAGGCGCTGCATGCGGCCCAGGGGGTGCGGGCCAGTGGGCGCAAAGAACTTAAACCCCACCCCGATGGAGCCTGTCCGCTGCTGGGAAGAGAAGGACGGTGCACCATCTACAAACATCGCCCCTTTGGCTGCCGCACCCACTTTTGCGCGGAAGCTGGTGGCATGTACCCACGCAAGCACGTAGCTGACCTTATCCAGCGGCTGGAAGCCCTCGACGAGCGTCTCGGCGGCAGCGGCTCACGTCCGCTGGAGGCCGCCGTCAGCGATGCTCTGGCTGCTTTTTGA
- a CDS encoding c-type cytochrome domain-containing protein, which translates to MTQLRLPLYTTLLFAAYSALAADFKKDIQPILERNCYECHSVKTGKKKAGFVFDDLETFKLDIKDNDVAQIRPGKPAESHFLEILVNNGKNHMPPDEQLSTSDIKKITEWISEGASFDKDAPKMTPVAAKKSLPPIMSWTNMEGKKIKAGFVRLDGDNVVLRMPLNAAEVAYPLAKLSEESQKQARDCAAP; encoded by the coding sequence ATGACCCAGCTTCGTCTCCCCTTGTACACCACCCTGCTTTTTGCAGCCTACTCCGCCCTGGCGGCGGACTTCAAGAAGGACATCCAGCCCATTCTGGAGCGCAACTGCTACGAATGCCACAGCGTGAAAACCGGGAAGAAAAAGGCAGGGTTTGTCTTCGACGACCTGGAAACCTTCAAACTGGACATCAAGGACAATGACGTGGCCCAGATCCGTCCTGGCAAACCTGCGGAAAGCCATTTCTTGGAAATCCTGGTCAACAACGGCAAGAACCACATGCCGCCCGATGAGCAGCTCTCCACCTCAGACATCAAAAAGATCACCGAATGGATCTCTGAAGGGGCCAGCTTTGACAAAGATGCGCCTAAAATGACGCCCGTGGCAGCCAAAAAATCTCTCCCGCCCATAATGAGCTGGACCAACATGGAGGGCAAAAAGATCAAGGCCGGCTTCGTGCGTCTGGACGGAGACAATGTGGTATTGCGCATGCCGCTGAACGCCGCCGAGGTGGCCTACCCGCTGGCCAAGCTCTCCGAGGAAAGCCAGAAACAGGCCCGTGACTGCGCGGCTCCCTGA
- a CDS encoding RluA family pseudouridine synthase has protein sequence MSDNRTVNAPTTLLPYLFESWPDVKRTRIKQWLKYGSVRVNSRAVTRHDHPLEPGDKVTIKVERAPRTKAAPMPAGLKIVYEDEAIIVLDKGAGWLTVATDSGKGRTAYAALTDHVRATDARNRVWIVHRLDRDTSGLIVFAKTEPFKRILQQNWHKFDKTYLAVAEGVIKRDSGTLRCHLNEEFSLRVRSVPPDEDTREAITHFKVLKRTQNTTLVELKLETGRRHQIRVHLSDMGHPIVGDKPYGAVTDPAKRLALHSSELHFVHPMTGEKMDFVLPLPDPLAKLV, from the coding sequence ATGTCCGATAACCGCACCGTCAACGCCCCCACCACTCTCCTGCCATATCTTTTCGAAAGCTGGCCAGATGTGAAGCGCACGCGCATCAAGCAGTGGCTGAAATACGGCAGCGTCCGGGTCAACTCACGTGCCGTGACCCGCCATGACCACCCGCTGGAGCCGGGGGACAAAGTGACTATCAAGGTGGAGCGAGCCCCTCGGACGAAGGCCGCCCCCATGCCTGCCGGGCTCAAGATTGTGTATGAAGACGAGGCCATCATCGTGCTAGACAAGGGCGCTGGCTGGCTGACCGTGGCCACCGATTCTGGCAAAGGCCGCACCGCCTACGCTGCTCTGACCGACCACGTGCGTGCAACGGATGCGCGCAACCGCGTCTGGATCGTGCACCGCCTGGACCGTGACACTTCCGGGCTCATCGTCTTTGCGAAGACGGAGCCCTTCAAGCGCATCCTGCAGCAGAACTGGCACAAGTTTGATAAAACCTATCTCGCTGTGGCTGAAGGGGTTATCAAGCGTGACTCCGGCACTCTACGCTGCCACCTGAATGAAGAATTTTCCCTGCGAGTGCGCAGTGTGCCGCCGGATGAAGACACCCGCGAGGCTATCACCCATTTCAAGGTGCTGAAGCGCACCCAGAACACCACCTTGGTGGAACTGAAACTGGAGACCGGCCGCAGGCACCAGATCCGCGTCCACCTCTCCGACATGGGCCACCCGATCGTGGGAGACAAGCCCTACGGAGCCGTCACGGACCCCGCCAAACGCCTGGCCCTGCACTCCAGCGAGCTCCACTTTGTACACCCCATGACCGGGGAGAAAATGGACTTCGTGCTGCCTCTGCCAGACCCTCTGGCCAAGCTGGTGTGA
- the rpsB gene encoding 30S ribosomal protein S2 has protein sequence MSTQILAELVEAGVHFGHQTKRWNPKMKSFIMGTKNQIHILNIEETVKQIDKAADFLADLARRGKKILFVGCKRQAQEAVKQASEACGQFYVNHRWLGGTLTNMETIKKSIARLNYLEDIENKPEFKLMSKKELAGLNRERIKLERNLRGIRHMGRTPDAVVIVDSAREHIAVHEARRLNIPIVALVDTNADPNIIDYPIAANDDAIRSIRIILQKLIDPVIVATAEAKK, from the coding sequence ATGTCAACACAGATCCTTGCCGAGCTCGTCGAAGCCGGCGTCCACTTCGGACATCAGACCAAGCGCTGGAACCCCAAGATGAAGAGCTTCATCATGGGCACCAAGAACCAGATTCACATCCTCAACATCGAGGAAACCGTCAAGCAGATCGACAAGGCCGCCGACTTCCTGGCCGACCTCGCCCGCCGCGGCAAAAAGATCCTCTTCGTGGGCTGCAAACGCCAGGCCCAGGAAGCCGTGAAGCAGGCCTCCGAAGCTTGCGGCCAGTTCTACGTCAATCATCGCTGGCTGGGCGGCACGCTCACCAACATGGAGACGATCAAGAAGAGCATCGCCCGTCTCAACTACCTCGAAGACATCGAGAACAAGCCCGAGTTCAAGCTCATGTCCAAGAAGGAGCTGGCCGGCCTGAACCGCGAGCGCATCAAGCTGGAGCGCAACCTTCGTGGCATCCGCCACATGGGCCGCACTCCTGACGCCGTGGTGATCGTGGACTCCGCCCGTGAGCACATCGCCGTGCACGAAGCCCGCCGTCTGAACATCCCGATCGTGGCCCTGGTGGACACGAACGCCGATCCGAACATCATCGACTACCCGATCGCCGCCAACGACGACGCCATCCGCTCCATCCGCATCATCCTGCAGAAGCTGATCGACCCCGTCATTGTGGCGACCGCTGAAGCCAAAAAGTAA
- the tsf gene encoding translation elongation factor Ts → MAEISAKLVMTLREKTNAGMMECKKALTEAGGDLEKAETILRKSGTIKAEKKADRQTKEGIIASYIHMAGRIGVLIEVNCETDFVARNENFQALVKDISLHIAAANPRYLQREDIPADLIAKEREIGAELVKGKPANIVDKIVDGKMEKFYADNCLLEQAFIKDPDLTIANLIKGKITELGENLVVRRFVRYAVGEDI, encoded by the coding sequence ATGGCTGAAATCTCCGCTAAACTCGTCATGACCCTGCGTGAAAAGACCAACGCAGGCATGATGGAATGCAAAAAAGCCCTCACGGAAGCCGGTGGCGACCTGGAGAAGGCAGAAACCATCCTCCGCAAGAGCGGCACCATCAAGGCCGAGAAGAAGGCCGACCGCCAGACGAAGGAAGGCATCATCGCCTCCTACATCCACATGGCTGGCCGCATTGGCGTGCTTATTGAGGTGAACTGCGAAACTGACTTCGTGGCCCGCAATGAGAACTTCCAGGCGCTGGTGAAGGACATCTCCCTGCACATTGCTGCAGCCAACCCACGCTATCTGCAGCGCGAAGACATCCCAGCGGATCTCATCGCCAAGGAACGCGAGATCGGCGCTGAGCTGGTCAAGGGCAAGCCCGCGAACATCGTGGACAAGATCGTTGATGGCAAAATGGAGAAGTTCTACGCAGACAACTGCCTTCTGGAACAGGCTTTCATCAAGGATCCTGATCTTACCATCGCGAACCTGATCAAGGGCAAGATTACCGAATTGGGTGAAAACCTCGTCGTGCGCCGCTTTGTGCGTTACGCCGTGGGTGAAGACATCTAA